The following are encoded together in the Vigna unguiculata cultivar IT97K-499-35 chromosome 2, ASM411807v1, whole genome shotgun sequence genome:
- the LOC114169197 gene encoding probable pectate lyase 16 has translation MTMNVIDRCWRLNPEWRINRPQLATCSIGYTGKMTNNTGKDLVHYKVIDPNDDPVSPKPGTLRYGASVIQRKVWITFEKDMHIKLERPLLISSFTTIDGRGVNVDIAENACLMIFKATNVIIHNIRLHHCKPQAPGIVMGPEGKVIPLGHVDGDAIRLITASKIWIDHNTLYNCQDGLLDVTRGSTDVTISNNWFRNQDKVMLLGHDDGYIRDQNMKVTVIYNHFGPNCNQRMPRIRHGYAHVVNNLYLGWVQYAIGGSMRPSLKSEANLFIAPTKGSKEVTWRKNNHANEDAWEFYSVKDAFENGASFTMTRGGEVPKPKYSEEQCFNVVNVKYVRLLTRSSGVLQCTKTFLC, from the exons ATGACAATGAATGTGATTGATCGATGTTGGAGATTGAATCCTGAATGGAGGATAAATCGACCTCAACTAGCAACATGTTCTATTGGCTACACTGGTAAGATGACAAACAACACTGGTAAAGACCTCGTTCATTATAAAGTTATTGACCCTAATGATGATCCTGTTAGCCCTAAACCTGGTACCCTGAGGTATGGAGCCTCTGTAATTCAACGTAAAGTGTGGATCACATTCGAAAAAGACATGCATATTAAACTTGAAAGACCCCTTCTTATTAGTAGTTTTACAACCATTGACGGTCGAGGCGTTAATGTTGACATTGCTGAAAATGCATGTTTAATGATCTTTAAG gccACAAATGTAATCATCCATAACATTCGACTTCATCATTGCAAACCTCAAGCTCCAGGGATTGTGATGGGACCAGAAGGAAAGGTGATTCCTTTGGGCCATGTAGATGGAGATGCAATAAGATTGATCACTGCTTCAAAGATTTGGATTGATCATAATACACTTTATAATTGCCAAGATGGCTTACTTGATGTAACACGGGGTTCAACTGATGTGACTATATCTAATAATTGGTTTAGAAATCAAGACAAAGTAATGCTTCTTGGACATGATGATGGTTATATAAGAGACCAAAACATGAAGGTTACTGTTATATACAACCACTTTGGACCTAATTGTAATCAACGCATGCCCAG GATTCGTCATGGGTATGCACATGTTGTCAACAATCTTTACCTAGGATGGGTGCAATATGCCATCGGGGGAAGTATGAGACCTAGTCTCAAAAGTGAAGCTAATCTCTTTATAGCACCAACAAAAGGGAGTAAGGAG GTGACATGGAGAAAAAATAATCACGCAAATGAAGATGCATGGGAGTTTTATTCCGTGAAAGATGCATTTGAAAATGGAGCTTCTTTCACAATGACAAGAGGAGGAGAAGtaccaaaaccaaaatataGTGAAGAACAatgttttaatgttgttaatgtTAAGTATGTGAGATTACTAACTCGTTCATCGGGTGTATTACAATGTACTAAAACATTTCTATgttaa